CTAAGCCCCTTCTGCCAAGGGGGCCTTGGTGACACGCCTGCTGCTGAGCTCAGCGCAAGGAGTCAGGGCCTGGTGCCAAGTACCCTCTCTGCCTGTGAAGACAGTCCTGGGATTATTACCCCTCTGCCCAGGGCTCAAGTATCCAGGCTGTGGAAGGGCCAGCAGTCAGAAAGAAGGAGGCCATGGGTGTGGGTCCCCTAGCAGTCAGGGGCCTTAGTGGACAAAGCCCCTATGAGGGGGATGAGAAGGAAAGGAGACTGAGCTGTACCCCCCACCGTGAGATCTGTGGTAACAGGTTCCAGAAGGGGCCCTGGGGGAGACCAGCATGACGGGAATGGCTACAGATGCCTTTGGGCACCTACTCTGCAGGGCTGGGCCAGCCGGAGGTTTAGGGCCCACATCAGAGGGGTGGGCCGGGCGCCACAAGGAATGAGGCTTCGTCTGGTAGAGCTGTGACCCTCTTCATCCTCTCCTGACCCCCAGCTGACCCTTGTCCTCAGATCTCTGCAGAACTTTGACCAAGTGGTGCTGGACGAATTCCAGTGGGTCCAGGGTGGTCCTGGGTGACCCAGGACTCAGACCAGGGTTCTGGGGTTGAGGGCACGAGGCTGGAAGAGATGACCTACCCTAGTCCTCTAAGGCTGCCCAGGCCCCTGAAGTCTGTCATGATCGTCCCACTAGGCCGGACCCACTGACCACCAGATTGGTTGCCACCTTCTTCAGGGCAGCGCCAGCCCAGGCCCTCGTGTGAGactgtgtgtgacagggtctgcACACCGTGGGGGAGGCAGAGGGCCTCTTGGTAGACACGGTCATCCTAGACCTCGGTCAGTACCTCTTCCCCTCTGCAggccccctccctctgtccatctGCCTCCTCCTTTGGACTTGCTGCCTCCGCATGCCCTGATCTGAAGCCTGCCTTCCCTCCTCGTGGAGCCCTCCAAGGTGCTTCCAGCCCCAGCTCTCTGTTCCCGCAGCACCTTCTGGGTGCAGATTCTGCCTTCTGAGAAGTCTGAGGCAGCGCCTTGCCTGGTCATAGCCTTCTTGCTCTGCTCTAGGCTCTCCTAGCCCCAAAGCCTCCAGCCCGCTGGACACCTTCACCTCCAGCTATGCCGTGGCTCTCCTTATCCTGGGCCTCCTGCTCGTCACAGTTGCCCTTGTCCTGGTGAGTGTCTCGCTGGGCCCGGGCTGCTTCCTGAGGGGCAGGCTGAGCCTTTGATGCCTTGAGCCTTTGAGCCAAGCTGAGGGGTGAGCAGGCCCCTTTACACCCCTGATTCCCCCACCCAAGCCCAGCATCTCGTCATCCTCCAGCTGGGGCCAAGAGGTTTGGGACCAGAGGGGTGGACCTGATCCCAGTGTCCCCACCTTTCTTGTCAAGGTGCTAAACTGGAGGGCGTTCCTTGGGTGCTGACTTTCCCAGAAACTCAGAGCCAGAGAGGGCCAGGCACcagcctaaggtcacacagccaggggcTTCTTCCCTCCTAGACCCCCAAGGATTGGACTTGCAGGGCTGGgacagaggtggggtggggaaaagCAATGCCTTGTCAACCCATGCAGGgagccccactcccacccccaaggTGTATAAAGTCGAGGAACACCCCTGCTCCCACGTCCATGCTCACTCAGGGTCCTTCTCCTAGTGCTTGGCACTCACACCGGCCTTGGCACTCACACAGGTATCGGTCTCATTTACAGAGGGGGAAATGGTGGCCAAAAGCCTCCCCCAGCACACACAGCTAGACCACACAGAGGTCTTAGGTGCAGCTGAGGGGTCCACAGTCTCTGCTGCCCCTTCTCCCACTCATGCTGCCAGGGACCACCCTCTGCAGAGGGAAAAACGAGAGTGAGCTGGGTGCTCACACATGGGGCATGGGCGACTAGGAAAGGGTCAGCTAGGAGGAAAGGGCGAGGTCTGATCCTGTATGTACACATCGCACAGCCCGTGGAGTCAGGACACCCAGGGCCAGGTCCCAGCTCTGCAGCTGCTGGGCATGTGACCGTGGTTAAGTCGTCTCCCTGGACTCTCCATGCACTTTGCATGCTGCATGCACCTTCTAGAATGAGCGCGGACACTGGCTGGGCTCATACTTACTGCATAGGTTGAAGGCCCCAAGTGCTTCTGCAAGGGGCTTTGCTTCTCCTCATAAGAGTGGCACAGGCTGGCCACGTGCTCTGGGGGTAGAATGGAGTAGCTCTGGAGGTAACAGGTGGGAGCTGGGCTTGGGTTCCTGGCCCAGACAGGGCAGGGTACACCATAGGGTCACAGGGCCTGGCCCCTTCTCTAGCAGCCGTTGGCCCACAGGCTGCCCAGCTGCCCACCCACAACCCGTACCTTTGGGCAGCCCCAGCTGCTGCACTTCACTGGACAAGCATCCGCCATCGACACTGTGTTTGGCCACACTGGAGAGGACAAAACTCAGCACTGCCACTGTGGCCTTCACGTTGCCTGACTCTGAAGGACCCATGGGTGGGACAGGGGGTGTCACTATGGGCCCAGCCACCTCCCTGTTGCCCTATTAACTTCAGCTCAAAGCTCCCAGGCCCCCTGAAGCCACAGGCACTGCTACTGCTACACCAGGAGCTGGCAGAGAACAGGAAGGTGGGACTGTCAATGTCTTTCTTTCCCTCATGCTTCTCCACTAGGGAAGGCAGGTTAAGGATGCTGCTGGGAGGGGTGGTGGGGCCCCTCTGTACCAAGCACCAGGTCGAGGTCCCAAGGCTGCCTGGGGCCTGTGGACTCAGCGGGGTACTCACCAAACTTGGCATCAGCCTTGAGCTTCAGAATGTTTTCATACCATGGGGAAAGGTGACCTTAAGAGGGTGCCATGCCCCTGTTCACCAGCCCCTCATCCACAGCCTGTGTCCTGCGATAAGGAACAGAGAGGCTGGAAAGAAGTATGGGAGGTGCCCAGAGAGGCTGACAGACTGGGTTACCCATTTCCCTGGGCCTAGTGCAGAGTTTCAGGGCACTGGGGGTCATAAGGTCATGGGACAGTGGGGTGCTGGGTGTTGTAGTCACATCAATCCCCCGTCCCAGCAGCTCTTTAGTACCTGGCTGCAGAGCAGCCACAACTTCACAGAGGACTGCAAGAGAATTCCTTAAATCAGCCAGGCTGGTAAACCTCACGCCTCCTTCCTGGGGACTGGCTCAGAGCAGGCCAGCCACTGATCACGGTCACAAAGCATGGTAACACAGGCTTAGAGCACTGAGGCCCTAACCCCAGAGAAACCTCACCATCCTCCACACCCACAATCCCCAGCCCAGCGCCCCTCCTCCACCCAGAGTAGACCCTGTGCACTCAACCATCTTGGCCAGTGTGTTGACCTCAGCCAGGACCCAGTCGGGACGGTCCAGATCACCAGAGAACCGGAACCTCTGCAAGGGAGGGAGGGCTGAGGTGTGGCCAGGATCCGTGTGTCTCCCACACTGCTGCCCAGCGGGGACCCCTGGTCCCCATCATAGATGGATACCCTCTGGCCTCTTGTTCTCCCCTATCACCAGGCTGTTGAGTGAACTCTCTCCTGACCCACCCTGCCACCAAACCCTGCTCTGAGGTCTACTCCAGGCATTTGTCTTCTCAGCAAACATCAATTGagtgccttctctgtgccagCTCCCACTCTAAGTGCTGGGGTACAGCAGGGGACAAAACAAAGTCCCGGGCCTCTCAGAGATGAGTgacctctctcccctcttccccatACCCACACAAGTCCAGCCACTCCAGCTTCCCTGCTGCTGCTCGGGGACACCGGTCTTGCTCCCTCCTCCATGCCTGCTGTACTCTGTACATGGCTTGCTATCCTTTATTTCATTCCACTCTCTGCTCAAGTGACACCTTATCAGACCAGCCCGCCCCCCCAACCCCGCCcccagattttttgttttgttttaagacagagtctcgctctattgcccaggctggagtgcaatggtgcaatcttgactcactgcaacctccacctcccaggttcaagcaattctcctgcctcagcctcccaagtagctgggactacaagcatgtgccatcacgcctggctttttaaaattttgaatagagacatgatttcaccacgttggccatgctgatctcaaactcctgacctcaggtcacctgcacacctcagcctcccaaaatgctaggattataggcgtgagtcattgcACCCTGGCAGGCTGGCCCTTCATGGTCATACTTCCTAAAATAGCCCCTGACATAAGGGAATTTTGGGGGCCGGTGGATGTGTTcattatcttgactgtggtgatcCAAAAGCCAGGAAGATTTGGTCTTTACTTGTCCAGCCTCATCTTTCTCTAACCTCCAGATGATACTCTCCCAGCTATGGGAAATGCATTCATTCCTGGGGAGCCATGCTCTCTCTCACCTGAAGTCTCTGCACATGCTGTTTCCTGTCTGAAGACACACACCTCCCACCCTTGCCTCCCAACCCCCGGTACACAAACTGTACTTCAGCCACCAGCTCCTGCCACCCGCCTTTAAGGTTGATGGCATCCTCATGGAGCCGCCTTAGCACTACACACAAGGATCAGTTAGGTCTCTGCCCCTGGAACCTTAACTATGACTGCCAATTCAAGCCTCCGATTTCCCCTTCCCTGGAAGCTCGAGTCCTCCCAGTGCTTAGCACACTTCATAGTATAGACTAGGCGCTTAGAACGTGCAGATGGATGGATGCCTAAGTCTCAACCCCAAAACTACTACTTTCTGGGTCTGGAAAGAGACGAAGGGATTCCTAATAGTGTGCAAAAGTCAGCCTGATTCTAAGCACGTTCTTGTACAAGCCCCAcagcagggctggggaagggggtgTCCTTGGGAGGTCCTCTTGGGGCTGGGACCTGAAAGGACTCCCAGCTCCAGACAAGCCCCACTTCCTGCCCCGGGAGGCAGGGGCCCTTCCTTCCGCCACGCCAGGGAAGCACGGGGACTCTGAGCCGGCTGGCCTGCTCTGTCTTACCCGTCCCCTACCCATGCACCCCGTCTCAGGAGCGGGGTGGCGGTGGACTTTTCTCTACCAGACCCACAGCCCTCACGCCCGCACACACTATGTTTGCGGAGAGGAGAGGGCAGACAACCTCCACCCTTTTCCGGAGCCGCTGGCGCCCCCTCATTCCCGCTCCAGCATCCCATGCCTCGCTTCACCCCCGATGCCTCATCATCTCGCCAGGAAGCCAGGGCCCGGGAATTTCTTTTCCCGGTGGCGCCCCGGGTCAACTGAGTCGATTATCACGTGACTGGGACTAACGCCCTCTGGGAGAGAGGGGGCTGCTAGAATTGAGGTGGAGAGCGGACCGCAGCCCACCGGAAGTGTCAGGGAGGAAGTGCTAGCGTCCCCTCCTTCTCCCAGAATTCTTCCCTGGAAAAAAGCCAGCGCCAACCGCCCGTTTACCTGACAGTGGAAGTTATTTGTTTAACTTAAGGGGGTAGGATCCCGGGAGCCAGGGAGATTCAGGTCATTGTCATGTTTTACACTGTTAAGTGAATGGCATTATACACAGCTGCGGACTGTggcaaaagacattttaaaaactattgaacTACACTACACACACAACAAATTGTACCTATTATAAATATAAAGCTTAATAAGTTTTCATCAACTGTAGACCTCACATAACCAGCACCCAGATAAGGAAATAAACCAGATAACTTCTTTAAGTGTGtgggtattttatttcattttgatgaatCGTCTAGGTGCCTAGCAAAAAGGGCTGTCATAATTAACATGCTCAGGAAAACTCCCTACAGCTGTAACATCGATAGATGCTTATCTTAATTTTTGCCAAtcagatggagaaaaaaaatcgGTTGCTTAGATTGCAGTAGTAGTGTGCTTACTGGTAGCTTTGAGCTAATGTGTAGTCTAGAACAACTAAGTTTCTGACCTTGACTTGAAgaggcaaaaactgaaaaacaaaacaacaacaaaaatacattccAGAATAGACTAATCACCAAAGAAGAAATTGAACACAGTCGTCCTTTAGTAACCTCAGGatattggttccaggacccaagagataccaaaattcacagatgctcaagtccctgatataatgtggcatagtatttgcatataacttatgcacatccttccgtatactttaaatcatctctagattactatattatttattatatgatatagttatatattatgatttattactataaatcatctctagattactataatatctaatacaacaTACTTTGTAAGTACCTGTGataaagtatttataaatttttgtttttgttttactttttccaaatatttttgatgcaCAGTTGGTTAAATTCAAGGATCCAGAACCCgaggatacagagggctgaccgTAGTTTGAACTCTCTCCTCAATTCCATGCCCATCCCATGCACCAGGTGCAGCTGGTTTGATTGTTGCAGGCTTTCAAGTTTTCAAGACAGAGCTCATGACAAGTTAACTGCTCTATAGAATAGAAAGAGATGGAAAGTGTCCCAATTCATGGTAAAATTGAGTTCATTTCTGAAGAGTTCTTTTACAAATCATAAGCGCTAGCCTGTTGAAAACAACAGTATGTTAAGTTACTAGGCTATTCTTCATcatgtcaaagaaaaattttaagaacgtaagacctgtaatcatagcactttgggaggccaaggtcagtggctcacttgagcccagcatttctggaccagcttgggcaacatagggagaccccaatctctacaaaaaattagctgcttgTGCTGGTACACACGTTTCATCCCAGCTACCTaagaggctgaggtcagaggatctcttgagcctgggagatggaggctgcagtgagccatgatggcaccactgttctccatccagcctgagtaacagaagagcatctcaaaaaaaaaaaaaagcttggcacagtggctcacgccagtaatcctagcactttgggaggccgaggcaggcagatcacctgaggtcaggaattggagaccagcctggccaacatggcaagacctgtctctactaaaaaaataaaaagaaaaagcagggcaTGGtaccaggtgcctgtaatctcagctactggggaggctgaggcacaagaattgcttgaacctgggaggtggaggttgcagtgagctgagatcacaccgctgcattccagcctgggcaacagagtagactccatctcaaaaaaaaaaaaaaagatgtaagaatGGCTCAACTTTTGTTTCATCCTATCAatagcttaaagaaaagaaaaatggatagatttggaaaaccattttttatttaaaaagagcaaaTCAGGAACAGATGAAAACTGTCTTAAGagtatttgaaaaacaaaacagaaaatttaacatcagacacacaaaatatttaaattcagaaattaagttaaaatgtggGTGGTGTGCCCTTTTAATGTCATACTGGAGCATTGTTTCATAGATActtgttttacaaataaagattATTTGACTATTTAGAGGAGTGACCCTCACACATTAGAGTACATCATAATCACCTACACGGCTTGTGAAACCAGCTGCTGGGCCCTCTACCAGAGTTTCTAACTCAATAGGACTGAGGTGGGGCCTGAGCATTGCATGTCTATGTTCCCAGGTGACGCTGATGCTTCCAACTTGAGACCATGCTTTGAAAACCACTAATGTAGGGAAATATGCCAGAGAATGTGTTATGAATATACTtgagaatatgtatatatgttaactTACAGATTTCTGTCCAGTAGAAAATATAACTCCCAAAGAGGACAGTTTTATTCCctatacaccttttttttttttttttttttgagacagaatcttgctctgttgcccaggctggagtgcagtgacatgatcttggctcactgaagcctctgcctcccaggttcaagcgattctactgcctcagccccttcagtagctgggactacaggtgcccaccaccgcaccaaatgtttgtgtttttagtagagacagagtttcaccatgttggtcaggctgatcttgaactcctgacctctggtgatccgcccgcctcggtctcccaaagtgctgggattacaggcatgagccactatgcccggcctccCTTTAGGATATTAACAAGTTTTGTCTCTATCTCAGAATGCATTTTGGAATGCCCTTCCTGGAGCACTGCAGACACTGTCTCTCAAAACACTCCTTGAACTAGCTTCACCGTGTTGCTGACTCCCttgtaaattaaagaaaatatcttataCATATTCCTTCATTATTTGTAACGAAGTCAAGCCTTTCACATTGTGAAAATTATACTTCAGGCTGGAGGCAGtttctcaagcctgtaatcccagcacttcgggaggccaaagtggcaggatcacttgaggccaggagtttgacaccagcctggccaacatgtcgaaccccatgtgtacttaaaaaaaaacaaactgaaattaaaattagctgggcatagtggcacacacctctagttccggctacctgggaggctgaggcacaagaattgcttgaacctgggaggcagaggttgccatgagctgagatcatgccactgcactccagccagagccagagcaagactctgtctcaagggaaaaaaaaaaaaaaaagaaaattatactttgaTACAGTATGCTAATATAAAggatatgatatggtttggctgtatgtCCCCATccagatctcaccttgaattgcaataatccccacatgtcaagggtgggaccaggtggaggtaattgaatcgtgggggcagtttctcccatcctcttctcataatagtgagtgctcacgagatctcatggttttataacaGGCTTTCCCCTTTGCTCggctctccttctctctcctgctgccctgtgaagaggtgtctTCTGCCATAAATGTAAGTTTCTCAGGCCTCCCCAACCATACAGATCTGTGAGTGAacttaaacatcttttctttataaattgcccagttttgggtatttcttcatagcagcatgagaatggactaatacagtgtgcTGATCACAGCCCAGACAGTAGTATACAGGGACTACTATACTTTGATGCTAGAGAGATTCCCATTAAGCTCAGGAGCAATATGTGCTATCATTACCATCATTTAACATTGTTCCAGAGGTTTTTTAGGTCAGCAGTTCTCAAGTGGAGGTGACTTTGCCTCCCTGGGGATATTTGACAATATCTGAAATCATTTTGGCTGTCACACTGAGGAGTGCTACTGGCATGTAGCAGGCGGAGGctggggatgctgctaaacatcctgcgaGGCACAAACAGCtccataacaaagaattatccagcccaaaacaCCAAGTAGTGCTGCTGTTGAGAAACGCTAGTCTAGACAAATAAAACATGGGAAATCCATTAACATAAATGTGGGAAAATAATAAACTAGCATTTGCCAATGGCAGTCAAACTAGAAGGTCCAAAAGAAGCACCTGAAGAACAGTTAGATTTTGCAGGGGCTGCatggcggttcatgcctgtaaccccagtgcatTGTGAGGTCGCattgggaagatctcttgaggccaggagctcaagaccaacctgggcaacgtagtgagacagcatctctaccaaaaatttaaaaattagccaggtgtggtagtgcgctCTGAGAGTCCCAgctgctgaggtgggagtatcacttgagcccaggagttgtaggctacggtgagctgtgatcatgccactatagtcaaaaaaatttttttgggaCAGGGCTTTTCTCTGTTgcatatggggtcttgctatgttgcccaggctggtctggaactcctggcctcaagcagtcttcctgcctcagcctccgaaagtgttgagattacaggtatgagccactgcccctggccttacaaaataaaacttaaaaaataaattacaaggaGTTATGTGGCCAGTGGAAAGATGGTGGAAAACAGTTGTTCATGTGACCCAGTTGTAACCAGTTATAAAAGTATCAGGATTAAGAAATGTGCTGTGTCTGGCTTTCCCAAGTTTAGGTTCCTGCTGAAATAATGAGGTGGATCTTTTCTGCCTCTTCTCCTCACCTCCCTGCAAGAACTGTGCATTCTGACGGGCAGGCTCTTACCTCTGGCAGGCCACAGGGGGCATGCAGAgcctttctgtgtgtgttttctgggTACTCGGATAAAGACCCCCTGTTCAGGCATTTGTTTAGGATATTTGGCCCACAGAGGAAGGAGGGTGGAATCACCTGGGAGGGGCAAAGGTTTTGACTGGAAGGAGGAGTGACCTGAACTGCAGGTTCTGGGTCTGCACTTTGTTCCCATGCAGCACCCGATTAGTGGTGATTGCGGCCTGGAAGTCAGGGGCCTTGGTGGCCAAGTGTTGGGTTGACAGGAGGAGCTAAAGAAGGTAAGGGGCATTTATCCAGCACTGCCCCCCGTCTCATCCCCAAATCAGTGTCCTCTGACGGCTCAGACACAGACCCGGCCAGCAGCAGTGCAGGTTAGGAAGGACGAATGCACTCAGCACAGATCTGCTCCACAGTCTCCGCCTCACTTCATCTCGGGTTGGAGGGAGTGAGTCTCCACAGCACTGATGATATGCTGTCAGCTGAGAACATTCAGCTTGATTAGAAAGATAAGGTGGGACATCTCTTGGGCATGGCATGTGGAGCAGTGCCATCCCTCTGTGGCAGCGAGCCTAGCAATAAACCAGAATGTGCAAAACCTGCGTCCCAGGATCACTATTCCTGGAGGGAAAGCCTATATTGTCAAGATGCCCACAACTAAATTAACCCAAACATTCCACCCAGCTTGGAAACACCAGTAGAACTTTGACATTAATACACTAACCCTCAGGTCTATACAGAAATGTGTAAGAATAGCCACATACTGTAACATGCGGTCATTGAGAGAGGAGCCCGTCAGAACAAATGGAACCAAGTTCAGAAATATGTGTCTAGGTGCAAGATGCCAGCATGTGTGTCAGCCAGGGAAGCAGACCAGGGGAAGATATTTATTAAGATTTAAAACCAGGCTCcatagctcaggcctgtaattccagctctttgggaggctgaggtgggaggatcacttgagcccaggagtttgaggcagcagtaagctatgatcatgccactgcattccagcctggatgacagagtgcgaccctgtctcttaaaaaaaaaaaaaagtgctcagaTGCGCCCTTCCATGAAGCCACCTTTGACACAGCTTCCAAGACTGGCAAGGCCTCACTCAGGACCAGGGGGCCCAGCTGTACCTCAGTTTCCACCACCTGAGTGGCACAGTGTCCTCAGTCCAGTCTCTGTTGGGTCTCAGATCCCCCGATCATGCCCGTTCTGCCTCATTATGGCCTCCACTGACCATAGCCTCTTCCACCTCCCCAAAGGGACCCCTGCTCATGCTCCCCAGCCCACAGGAGTGCCTGTGTCTCCAGGATGCCCATCCTGCTGACTCTGGGCTCTATGTAGGAGAGCTGGGCAGGCTGGATCCCGCCACTGAGTTCAGTCTCGGGGATCTCCACCCACACAAGGCTTCCACTGATGGGACATAAGTGGCCAGGGGTCATTTACATCCACACAAGAGCCACATGGTGACCAGGAATGGGGTTCTGAGAGGTTTAATGACTTGCCCAGGGCCCCAGAGCTGACTAGAATTCCTGCACTGCCAC
The window above is part of the Macaca fascicularis isolate 582-1 chromosome 7, T2T-MFA8v1.1 genome. Proteins encoded here:
- the LOC135971694 gene encoding uncharacterized protein gives rise to the protein MEEGARPVSPSSSREAGVAGLVWRFRFSGDLDRPDWVLAEVNTLAKMVECTGSTLGGGGALGWGLWVWRMPGTKELLGRGIDVTTTPSTPLSHDLMTPSALKLCTRPREMGHLSPWYENILKLKADAKFESGNVKATVAVLSFVLSSVAKHSVDGGCLSSEVQQLGLPKEHVASLCHSYEEKQSPLQKHLGPSTYAVSMSPASVRAHSRRCMQHAKCMESPGRRLNHGHMPSSCRAGTWPWVS